In the Azospirillum humicireducens genome, CGACGGCCATGGTTGGCCAGGATGGACACCGCGGGTGGATCTATTACCTCGCGGTCGCCCCCGCCCATCAGGGTGAGGGCCTGGGCCGCCGCATGCTCGCAGAAGCCGAAGGCTGGCTGTCGGCCACCGGGATGCCGAAGGTTCAACTTCTGGTCAGAAGCACCAATGAACGGGTGCTGGCATTCTACGAGCACCTCGGCTACGCCAAACCACCCTCGACGTTGATGCAAAAATGGCTGACCAACCCTTCTCCCTGACCCGCCCCGACCTTCCCGCCGCCAGCCGGCCGGGCCATCTGCCGGTGATCGTCTCCTATCTTCAGATGACGGCCCCGCCGGCCC is a window encoding:
- a CDS encoding GNAT family acetyltransferase; protein product: MTNSVTVRPCRAEDRDAVVALWTDCGLVVPWNDPAADFALALSKLNSTVLALCLDDRIVATAMVGQDGHRGWIYYLAVAPAHQGEGLGRRMLAEAEGWLSATGMPKVQLLVRSTNERVLAFYEHLGYAKPPSTLMQKWLTNPSP